In the genome of Streptomyces sp. Tu 3180, the window TTCCTGCCGCGGCAGGCCGTCGCCGGGCGCCGGTCAGAGGATGCCCGCCCGGCCCGCGGCCGCGATCCACAGCGGGAACTCGGACAGCAGGCGGTCGTACAGCTCCGGGTCCGGCACGGTGCTGATGTCGTCGACGGCGAAGAACCCGACGTTGTCGACGCGGCGCCCGGGCAGCGTGTCGAACCGCTCCAGCACGCCGTAGTTCGACCGGCCCAGCCCCACGAACTGCCAGAAGACCGGTTCCTCGACGGCCTCGCGCAGCTGCCGCTCGATCTCGGCGTTGCGGTAGACACCGCCGTCGGAGAAGAACAGCACGAGGGTCGGCACGGGGGCGGGGTTCTCCCGGACGTACGCGCGCACCTCCGCGATGACCTTCTGCTCCTCGTTCTGGATGCCCACCTCCCGCATGTCGACCTGGCGCGGGTCCAGCCCCTTCTTCCGTCCGCGCCGGAAGAGGCTCATCTCCCCCACGCGCACGTGCAGCCGCAGCCACTCGGGAAGCTCGCCGATCCGCAGATCGGGCAGCCTGGCCGGGTTCGAGGCGAACGTCCAGGCCTGCATCTCGCCGTCGTCGTCCAGCTGCGCGGCGACGGCGGCCATGCGCTCGACGACGTCGGCCACGACCCCCTTGGAGTACAGGAAGGACATGGACCCGGAGGCGTCCAGTACGAGGACGACGCGTGCGGTGACCCCGGTGGCCCCGTGCTTGCGCAGACTGACCGCCACCTGCTCCTTGCGCAGGGACAACCGCTTGCGCATGTCCACGGGCAGCCGCTCCTCGCCCGTGGCCGGCCGCGGGGCGCCCGCCCGGGGGACGGAGGGCGGTGCGGCCGCCGTGGGCACCGCGGGAGGAACCGGCGGGGCCGGCGGAACCGGCGAGGAGGGCGGAGCCGGTGCGGCCGGGGGCGCCGGGGCGGTGGCCGCCGGCGGGGCGTCGTCCACGGTGATGCCGAAGTCGCCGGCCAGCCCG includes:
- a CDS encoding VWA domain-containing protein; the protein is MTARAMSKGSNLPVDAPAVRVELAWAAGPGVPDIDASALLLTESGRVRDDGDFVFYNQPRHASGAVAHLGKRSAAGASTDTVEVDLRALEPAVERIVLCASADGGTFGQVPGLVLRLLDAGTGTEVARFDMEAGTETAFIGGELYRRQGKWKFRAVGQGYASGLAGLAGDFGITVDDAPPAATAPAPPAAPAPPSSPVPPAPPVPPAVPTAAAPPSVPRAGAPRPATGEERLPVDMRKRLSLRKEQVAVSLRKHGATGVTARVVLVLDASGSMSFLYSKGVVADVVERMAAVAAQLDDDGEMQAWTFASNPARLPDLRIGELPEWLRLHVRVGEMSLFRRGRKKGLDPRQVDMREVGIQNEEQKVIAEVRAYVRENPAPVPTLVLFFSDGGVYRNAEIERQLREAVEEPVFWQFVGLGRSNYGVLERFDTLPGRRVDNVGFFAVDDISTVPDPELYDRLLSEFPLWIAAAGRAGIL